In the genome of Roseovarius sp. Pro17, the window AGGCTGACCTGCTTGCGATCAAGCTCAAAGCCGTTTTCGGTCGCCGCATCGGCCGCATCACGCGTGGTGACCGAGCCATAGAGCGCGCCCGAATCGGCAGCCTGACGAATCACGACGAACTGCTGACCGTTCAGCTTGTCAGCCATTGCCTCGGCCTCTTTGCGAGTCTCGAGGTTTTGCGCCTCGAGATGCGCTTTGCGCGTCTCGAAATCGGCGATGTTTTTCTGCGAAGCCGACAGCGCCTTGTGCTGGGGCAGCAGGTAGTTGCGTGCGAAACCAGCCTTGACGTCAACGACGTCGCCCATTTGGCCTAGCTTGGCTACTCGCTCGAGAAGGATAACTTGCATGTCTATTCTCCTTACTTGACGGCGTAGGGCAGCAGGGCGAGGAAGCGGGCGCGCTTGATGGCACGGGCCAGCTCGCGTTGCTTCTTGGCCGAGACGGCGGTGATGCGTGATGGCACGATTTTGCCACGCTCAGAGACGTAGCGCTGCAGCAGGCGCGTGTCCTTGTAGTCGATCGCAGGTGCGTTATCGCCCGAGAAGGGGCAGACCTTGCGGCGACGGAAAAATGGTTTTGTAGCCATGGTTTATGTCCTTTTCTTCAGGCGTTGATCAACGGCGCTCGCGGCGTTCGGCACGCTCGTCGCGCTTTTGCATCTGAGCTGACGGCAGTTCTTTGTGCTCGTCGACCTTGATGGTCAGCGTGCGCATGACGTCGTCGTGCAGGCGCATCAGGCGTTCCATTTCCTGAACGGCCTCGGACGGTGCGTCCGACCGCAGGAAGGCGTAGTGGCCTTTGCGGTTCTTGTTGATCTTGTAGGCCATCGTCTTGACGCCCCAATACTCGTGATCGACGAGTTTACCGCCATTGTCGGACAATACAGTACCGAAATGTTCGATGAGGCTTTCGGCCTGGGCGCTGGACAGGTCCTGGCGCGAGATAAAGACATGCTCGTAAAGGGGCATGTTGGATCCACTTCTATCAAGGCGCATTTCATAGGCGGGGCATTGTCGCTTCGCGGCCCCACCACGAGAGACTGCGCGGTTTTCCAAAGATGCGAAACGAGCGCGACCCATAGACCCATCCCCGCGTCGGCGCAAGGGTCGAGGCCGGCACGGCCACGGTGCCATGACAAGGCCGCGAATTCAGCGCGCGACTGCCCCAATTGGGTCTAATTCCTCTGCGATCTATTAACCATACTGCAACCGTGAGGGGATTCTTCGATGACCGCACTACCCGATACATTCATGCCCGAGGGCCCGCTGCGCTACCAGCGCAAGGCACCTTTGCAGCACGTCGAAATCTCCGAGACGGGGGCGTTGCGCCACACGTTCCTGCGATGCTGCGGTTACGCGTCGCTGATGGCAGCCGCAGGCATGTGGCTGGTGCCCGTAGCCGACGGTGACACACTGATGCAGCTTTGCAAGCTGGCGTTGTCCGCGACTTTGGCGATAGGCGGAGTGGTGGTGTTGAGTGGGCTGCGCAGTAACGATGGCCCCGAGGTGCATATCGACACGCAGACGCGCCTGCTGACGATCGTTGAAAAGGACGCGCACGGTCACGTCCGCTCCGCGGTCAGTCATCGTATCGACGCGCTGGGCGAGATCATTCTGCGCGACGGCCTGCTGACCGCGCGCTGTGACGCTGGCCAGCCGTTGATTGCGCTGCCGGTTCGCGATCCGGCGGTCGAGGCGGCCCTGATTGCGATGCTGGCGGGCAAGGCGGCCTGAGCGCCGCCAAAGATATAGAGCGCGTCGGAAACCATCTGCTATAAGGGACCCCCTGCAATGCGTTAGGCGGCACAGTGCCTATGCACACGAGTTGTTTATGTCTGGGCGATTGCCTTGTCGCTGCTTTGCGATAGGTTGGCCGCCAATGAACGTAACAGACAGGAGACCGCTCATGAAGACCACTCTTATCGCAGCCGCAGTCGCGTTTGCCGCCACCGGCGTCAACGCTGCACCCGAGGCGTACACGCTGGATCCCAGCCATAGCCAGACGATGTTCACCTATGAGCATCTGGGCTATTCGACCACTTACAACGTGTTTACCGGCTGGGAAGGCGAGATCATGTTCGACGCCGAAGATCCCGCTGCGTCATCGGTAAACGTGTCGGTTCCGGTCATGTCGCTTTATACAGGCTGGGAAGAGCGGTTCGAGCACTTCATGGGTGAGGAGTTCTTTGGCGCCAAGGAAGGCGACTTGATTACCTTTACATCGACCTCCATCGAGGTGACGGGCGACGATGAGGCGATCATCACCGGCGATCTGACCATCAATGGCACGACCAAGTCGGTCCAGCTAGAGGCCGAGCTGAACCAGAAGGGCATGCACCCGATGGCAGGCAAGGAATGGCTGGGCTTTGACGCCGAAACCAAGATCAAGCGGTCCGATTTTGGTCTGGACAAGTTCGTGCCGAATATCGGCGACGAGTTGGATGTCGAGATTTCGATCGAGGCCGGCAAGGCCGAGTAATCCTGCCTTTTTGGCTGACCTGATTTGCCCGCGTCCCTTATCAGGGGCGCGGGCTTTTTCACGACCTATTCAACGCTCGCCTCGGGTGCGCGGGTGGCGGTCAGGGTCCAGTCGATGCGCACGGCAAAGGCCAGCGAGCTTTCGTCCTGCGTGCCGGTGCCTATGCCGAAGTCGAGACGGTCCACGGTCAGGCTGCCGGCGGCGTCGGCTGTGTCGCCGTCGATGGTCAGGTCCACTGGCATGCTGACCGGCACCGATTGGTCGCGGATGCGCAACGTGCCGTTCGCGAGCAGACCATCGCCGGCGTCGATCAGATCGGCCTGGAGCGTCGCGGTCGGCCATTCTTGGGCGGCGAAATAGGCAG includes:
- the rplI gene encoding 50S ribosomal protein L9, with amino-acid sequence MQVILLERVAKLGQMGDVVDVKAGFARNYLLPQHKALSASQKNIADFETRKAHLEAQNLETRKEAEAMADKLNGQQFVVIRQAADSGALYGSVTTRDAADAATENGFELDRKQVSLISPIKELGLHDISVSLHPEVDATVTLNVARSPEEAELQASGKSIQELAAEEEAAADFEIAELFDDIGAAASDDEDLAEAVEDVLPEEDETDEA
- the rpsR gene encoding 30S ribosomal protein S18, whose translation is MATKPFFRRRKVCPFSGDNAPAIDYKDTRLLQRYVSERGKIVPSRITAVSAKKQRELARAIKRARFLALLPYAVK
- the rpsF gene encoding 30S ribosomal protein S6 — protein: MPLYEHVFISRQDLSSAQAESLIEHFGTVLSDNGGKLVDHEYWGVKTMAYKINKNRKGHYAFLRSDAPSEAVQEMERLMRLHDDVMRTLTIKVDEHKELPSAQMQKRDERAERRERR
- a CDS encoding YceI family protein, with product MKTTLIAAAVAFAATGVNAAPEAYTLDPSHSQTMFTYEHLGYSTTYNVFTGWEGEIMFDAEDPAASSVNVSVPVMSLYTGWEERFEHFMGEEFFGAKEGDLITFTSTSIEVTGDDEAIITGDLTINGTTKSVQLEAELNQKGMHPMAGKEWLGFDAETKIKRSDFGLDKFVPNIGDELDVEISIEAGKAE